The Oceanispirochaeta sp. M1 genome contains a region encoding:
- a CDS encoding TIGR00266 family protein → MKTVVEGNPSFSHVHIDLEPGESVTAESGAMQSMSAELEMKARSNGGFFSGLVKKWFGGESFFVNEFSNGGSRPMRVTISQNVPGEIRELKLSGDQEICLQKGSWLASAGDVQFKTVWAGFVSWFSGEGLIKLKASGNGTLWFGAYGGIIERQVKGELKVDDGHLVAYDPSLKLKVALAGGLIASITSGEGFVSKVVGDGTVYIQTRSLKGLASWLNPKFR, encoded by the coding sequence ATGAAAACAGTCGTAGAGGGTAATCCCTCTTTCAGTCATGTGCATATTGATCTGGAACCGGGTGAATCAGTAACAGCAGAAAGTGGGGCTATGCAGTCCATGTCTGCCGAACTGGAGATGAAAGCCCGGAGTAATGGCGGATTCTTTTCCGGCCTGGTAAAAAAATGGTTCGGCGGTGAGTCGTTCTTTGTCAATGAATTCTCAAACGGCGGCAGCAGACCCATGCGGGTGACAATTTCCCAGAATGTTCCAGGTGAGATCAGGGAATTGAAATTGTCAGGAGATCAGGAGATCTGTCTCCAGAAAGGTTCCTGGCTGGCTTCGGCGGGTGATGTGCAGTTCAAAACCGTATGGGCAGGATTTGTATCCTGGTTTTCCGGTGAAGGACTGATCAAACTGAAAGCCTCCGGAAACGGAACCCTCTGGTTCGGAGCCTATGGCGGTATTATCGAACGCCAGGTAAAGGGTGAACTGAAAGTAGATGACGGTCACCTTGTGGCCTACGATCCTTCTCTTAAATTGAAAGTGGCTCTGGCCGGAGGATTGATTGCCAGTATTACAAGCGGTGAAGGTTTTGTCTCCAAAGTAGTCGGAGACGGGACGGTTTATATACAGACCCGCAGTCTTAAGGGATTGGCTTCATGGCTCAACCCCAAGTTCCGCTGA
- a CDS encoding TIGR00266 family protein — MNIEILKRPSNSAAKVSLAAGQSMTAEGGAMIAMSGDMHIETKVNKNEGGAKGFLKGMARMLGGEGLFMNHYTAGSNGGDVFLSATLPGDMAVLELDGSRSIKVQNGSFVAHGPDVNMNIKWEGFKNVFSGENMIWLEMSGKGKVIINAFGMIYPVEVDGEYIVDTGNIAAFDDSLEFKISKAGGSWISSILGGEGLVCRFKGKGTVWCQTHADQTFGSSLSPFLISKKED, encoded by the coding sequence ATGAATATAGAAATTCTGAAACGTCCTTCCAACTCTGCTGCCAAGGTCAGCCTTGCTGCCGGTCAGAGTATGACAGCGGAAGGAGGAGCCATGATCGCCATGTCCGGCGATATGCATATAGAGACAAAGGTCAATAAGAATGAAGGCGGAGCAAAAGGCTTTCTTAAAGGAATGGCAAGAATGCTGGGCGGGGAAGGTCTCTTCATGAACCATTACACCGCAGGTTCAAATGGAGGAGATGTATTTCTCTCTGCCACATTACCGGGAGATATGGCTGTTCTTGAACTCGATGGAAGCAGAAGCATCAAAGTGCAGAACGGTTCCTTTGTAGCTCATGGTCCTGATGTGAATATGAATATTAAATGGGAAGGATTCAAGAATGTCTTTTCCGGAGAAAATATGATCTGGCTGGAGATGTCTGGTAAGGGAAAGGTCATTATTAATGCCTTCGGTATGATCTATCCCGTAGAAGTGGATGGTGAATACATTGTTGATACCGGTAATATTGCTGCTTTTGACGACAGTCTTGAGTTTAAGATCAGCAAGGCCGGAGGAAGCTGGATATCATCCATTCTTGGTGGAGAAGGTCTTGTCTGCCGTTTTAAAGGAAAGGGGACAGTCTGGTGCCAGACTCATGCGGATCAGACATTCGGAAGCTCACTTTCTCCCTTTCTGATTTCAAAGAAGGAGGATTAA
- a CDS encoding TIGR00266 family protein: MGYDMEKTEYPYTLESQPAYGMLNVKIPSGKTLKVEASAMAWMDTSLTMKAKMKGGLKRLVSGENLFISEFTASSGDAEMGIAPGSPGEIGHVYLEDATVFIQNSAYLASSPDLEVSAEFQGFKGFFSGEKLFMVKCSGTGDLWFNTYGGLIEIDVESDYVVDTGYIVGFTEGLSYDVRPVAGLKSTFFSGEGLVCRFSGSGKVWIQTRLATAFVNWADPFRAVEKKDDKD; encoded by the coding sequence ATGGGATACGATATGGAAAAAACTGAATACCCCTACACACTTGAATCCCAGCCTGCCTACGGCATGCTGAATGTAAAGATCCCCAGTGGCAAAACTCTTAAAGTGGAAGCTTCTGCCATGGCCTGGATGGATACGTCCCTGACCATGAAAGCAAAAATGAAAGGCGGTCTGAAACGGCTTGTTTCGGGTGAAAACCTGTTTATTTCCGAGTTTACAGCTTCATCCGGGGATGCCGAGATGGGGATTGCCCCCGGTTCTCCCGGTGAAATCGGACATGTCTACCTGGAGGATGCGACTGTATTTATACAGAACTCAGCCTATCTGGCCTCATCCCCCGATCTGGAGGTCTCTGCTGAATTCCAGGGCTTTAAAGGATTTTTCTCGGGTGAGAAGCTGTTTATGGTCAAGTGCAGTGGTACTGGAGACCTCTGGTTCAATACATACGGCGGTCTGATCGAGATAGATGTGGAATCCGACTATGTGGTGGATACCGGATATATTGTCGGTTTTACAGAAGGCCTCAGCTATGATGTTCGTCCTGTGGCAGGGCTGAAGAGTACTTTCTTTTCCGGTGAAGGACTTGTCTGCCGTTTCAGCGGTTCCGGGAAGGTCTGGATTCAGACCCGTCTGGCCACAGCCTTTGTCAACTGGGCAGACCCCTTCAGGGCCGTGGAAAAAAAGGATGATAAAGACTGA